In one Elephas maximus indicus isolate mEleMax1 chromosome 9, mEleMax1 primary haplotype, whole genome shotgun sequence genomic region, the following are encoded:
- the LOC126082516 gene encoding NUT family member 2G-like has product MNPGASMSPFAALPFPRHTPRVPHRTPWERHPLPLMTSPCPPGIPLGLSAFPRTLLVPSVGDSGPSGARSGKVIVQVRTEGRSAELPGIQTFVMVQNPLNCSTPGAASGALEHAPPPLGEASAVIPDTSVVGTQAYRGVWSPTLSLQAPPPAAQLASIFPQVKACSGQHASSGKESLAATQSRPSLDDASCNPQSVYQNYRRWQCFKSLARRHHPQSPDTEALSCFLIPVLRSLARLKPTMTLEEGLWQSVQEWQRKSNFDRMIFYEMAQKFMEFEAEEELEIQMLQQRNAPVCLLPPAPRNLDPHGPSSTMVRQHPVFIPKKGGSMAQPPKQHQHRPQHPWEPKRSHEIPPEAVKEYVEIMEDLLGTAHSATVEPDRKCEEEANEEQQEENELYPDPGLLSYIEKLYAQEAFITKVEAVIHPQFLEMLLSPDSQVDPMSLRQELEEEEGLTLTQLVEKRLLELKGKVGVEAPPTYGVPTMESPCTESGTSQGTGSTAFCTVAFGVPGENPSPELRRQSVLANLDIQLPSVRSQLKSELHHLLQSGPTQGLTLESLGGNP; this is encoded by the exons ATGAATCCTGGTGCCTCCATGTCTCCTTTTGCTGCACTACCCTTTCCGCGACACACTCCCAGAGTCCCGCACCGAACACCCTGGGAGCGGCACCCGCTGCCCCTCATGACTTCACCATGCCCTCCAGGCATCCCTCTAGGGCTCTCTGCTTTCCCCAGGACACTTCTGGTGCCAAGCGTTGGGGATTCGGGCCCCAGTGGGGCCAGGTCTGGCAAGGTCATTGTTCAAGTGAGGACAGAAGGGAGATCAGCAGAGCTGCCTGGAATTCAGACCTTTGTCATGGTGCAGAACCCACTTAATTGCAGTACCCCAGGGGCTGCCAGTGGGGCACTTGAACATGCTCCACCCCCTTTGGGGGAagcctctgctgtgatccctgacACTTCTGTTGTGGGTACTCAGGCTTATAGGGGAGTTTGGTCCCCAACTCTTTCTCTTCAAgctccaccaccagctgcccagctGGCCTCCATTTTCCCCCAGGTGAAGGCTTGCTCAGGCCAACATGCTTCCTCTGGGAAGGAAAGCCTGGCTGCCACACAATCCAGACCTTCACTGGATGACGCCTCCTGTAACCCCCAGAGTGTTTACCAGAACTACCGACGTTGGCAATGCTTCAAGTCTCTGGCCCGGAGGCACCATCCCCAAAGCCCTGATACAGAagctctttcctgctttctcat CCCAGTCCTGCGATCCTTGGCTAGACTGAAGCCCACCATGACCCTGGAGGAGGGACTCTGGCAGTCTGTACAGGAATGGCAGCGCAAAAGCAATTTTGACCGGATGATCTTCTATGAGATGGCACAAAA GTTTATGGAGTTTGAGGCAGAGGAGGAGTTAGAGATTCAGATGTTGCAGCAGAGGAATGCGCCTGTCTGCCTGCTTCCTCCAGCTCCACGCAATCTTGATCCTCACGGGCCTTCATCCACTATGGTTCGCCAGCATCCAG tgttcattccaaagaagggaggtTCCATGGCACAGCCCCCTAAGCAACATCAACACAGACCCCAGCACCCTTGGGAGCCCAAGCGGTCCCATGAAATCCCTCCTGAAGCTGTCAAAGAGTATGTTGAAATCATGGAAGATCTCCTGGGAACTGCCCATTCAGCCACTGTGGAGCCAGATAGGAAATGTGAAGAAGAAGCAAATGAGGAACAACAGGAAGAGAATGAGCTGTACCCAGACCCAGGACTCCTGAGCTACATTGAAAAGCTGTATGCACAGGAAGCATTTATCACCAAG GTAGAAGCAGTTATTCACCCTCAATTCCTGGAAATGTTACTATCACCAGATTCTCAGGTAGATCCCATGTCCTTAAGGCAGGagctggaggaagaggaaggactcACTCTCACTCAG CTGGTGGAGAAGCGACTGCTGGAATTGAAAGGAAAAGTGGGTGTGGAGGCACCCCCAACTTATGGTGTGCCAACCATGGAGTCACCTTGTACAGAGTCTGGGACCAGTCAAGGCACAGGGAGCACAG cATTCTGCACCGTGGCGTTTGGGGTACCTGGGGAGAATCCCAGCCCCGAACTCCGAAGACAGTCAGTCTTAGCCAACCTGGACATACAGCTGCCAAGTGTAAGATCCCAGCTCAAGTCGGAGCTCCATCACTTGCTGCAAAGCGGCCCTACTCAGGGGCTGACCTTGGAGTCTCTGGGAGGGAACCCTTGA